The following are encoded together in the Bradymonas sediminis genome:
- a CDS encoding FHA domain-containing protein — protein MAKSSDSNIQDLGGTLEPLSEPNPYPFELGPQPDDGVISSLDSRRELLDLTRDLLARTHGQPGNYRQPVVRPSAAQPSAQPTGPRPVLAVHSPGGTIETTHPVDSARYLVGRENCDLELDDRFVARWHVQLFRRDGALILQDLNSKNGVYLRIADDLPLEDGDRIAIGEQRFEFRNKWDRPAGQKDGDSLAAGATWAGPPARLIRYLEGGQIGGVYPLAQYNSIGSQKSDLTFPDDTFLSPTHAVIHCESERYYLRDHDSDFGTFIRIADAVELVDGDCFLVGRTRIRLTFSSPK, from the coding sequence ATGGCCAAATCATCTGACTCAAATATCCAAGACTTGGGCGGCACGCTCGAGCCACTCTCGGAGCCAAACCCATACCCTTTCGAGCTCGGGCCGCAGCCCGATGACGGGGTTATCTCAAGCCTGGACAGTCGACGCGAATTGCTCGATCTGACCCGAGATCTACTCGCGCGCACCCACGGCCAACCCGGCAATTATCGCCAACCCGTCGTGCGCCCGAGCGCCGCGCAGCCCAGCGCGCAGCCGACCGGGCCGCGCCCGGTGCTGGCGGTGCACTCCCCGGGCGGCACCATTGAGACCACCCACCCGGTGGACTCCGCGCGCTATTTAGTGGGTCGTGAGAATTGCGACCTCGAGCTCGATGACCGCTTCGTCGCCCGCTGGCATGTCCAACTTTTTCGCCGCGACGGCGCCCTCATCCTCCAAGATCTCAACAGCAAAAACGGGGTCTATCTTCGGATCGCCGACGATCTGCCGCTGGAAGACGGCGACCGGATCGCGATCGGCGAGCAACGCTTCGAATTCCGCAACAAATGGGACCGCCCCGCCGGTCAAAAAGATGGGGATAGCCTGGCGGCCGGTGCCACCTGGGCAGGCCCGCCGGCGCGACTGATTCGCTATTTGGAAGGCGGCCAGATCGGCGGCGTCTATCCGCTGGCGCAATATAATAGCATCGGCTCCCAAAAATCGGACCTCACCTTTCCCGACGACACCTTCCTCTCCCCGACTCACGCGGTCATTCACTGTGAATCGGAGCGCTATTATTTACGCGACCACGACAGCGACTTCGGCACATTTATTCGGATCGCCGACGCGGTCGAACTGGTCGACGGTGATTGCTTTCTTGTGGGACGCACGCGCATCCGCTTGACATTTTCATCGCCCAAATAA